The stretch of DNA ACTACAAGGCAGGTCATGAATTTGTCGATGTCGATGGCATTGTTAGCTCGCTCGACGGTCGTCGTATCATTGGCGCTAAGTTCATCCCTGATTATCCCATCCAGAAGTTCTGGGACAGTCACGATCCCGATGTCAAACTGATCGCAGGTCTGGTGGCCGCCTTTAAGGGACAGGATGTGAACATCACCTCCACCACGGCCGATCGTTCAAAAGCCATTGTCCGCGTTCATTCCGACCGTAATCCCGGTGAATACTATTTGCTCGACATAAAGCAATCCAAGGTCGAACTTGTCGCCAAAACGCGCGCCTGGATTAACCCGGATGATATGGCGGAGATGAAACCAGTGACCATCAAAGCGCGGGATGGCATCACACTTCATGGTTATCTGACCGTACCTAAAGGAGTCGAAGCCAAAAATCTGCCATTGATCGTCAATCCACATGGTGGACCACACGGACCACGCGACCGTTGGGGCTTCAACCCTGAAGTGCAAATGTTCGCCAATCGCGGCTATGCCGTATTGCAAATCAACTTCCGCGGCAGCGGCGGGTACGGCAGATGGTTCGAGGAGCTGGGCTACCGGCACTGGGGCACCACCATGCAGGATGACGTCACCGACGCCACCCTGTGGGCAATCAAAGAAGGCATCGCCGATCCGAAAAGAATCTGTATTTACGGCGCATCCTATGGCGGCTATGCCGCTCTGCAAGGCGCCGTTCGCGAGCCCGATTTATACAAATGCGCTATTGGTTATGTGGGAGTCTATGACCTGCCATTGATGTTTGAAGATGGAGACATCCCCAGAACAGAATATGGCCGTAACTACCTCAAAAAAGTGCTGGGCACCGATGAAAATGTCCTGAAAGCGCGCTCCCCGGCCTACAACGCGGACAAAATTAAGGCCGCCATCATGTTGATTCAAGGGGGTAAGGATGAACGTGTGCCGCCATCACAGGCCGAGTCGATGAAACGCGCATTAGATGCCATTGGGAAGCCTTACCAGTGGTTCTACAGCAGTTATTCCGCCCACGGCATCGTGGATCCTAAAACCAATGTGGCGCTGTATCAAAAAATGCTCAAATTT from Gammaproteobacteria bacterium encodes:
- a CDS encoding S9 family peptidase — its product is MSRRLFATLLVLLFLSGVGQAKEIPLIDFFKLPQFTEAVISPDGRHLALTFPQGAETHVLVMDLKKRKFVSKTSFGKRRHGYDLHWVNNERLLARVGIKTGSFDRLVDSGEIYAFNYDGKRRMKLPQVRSGRSLTSGFGYRVVAWLPTDPEHVIVRKLIGRSPVLYEMNVNNGFLKRFAVSPNPDQLGGYLIDEDGKLWFAWSSDANEHRTLYRFDEKSKRYHKVQFKNLNIDKINFIYPIDENRIWVRADIGRKTYALGILDVQKETIDYKAGHEFVDVDGIVSSLDGRRIIGAKFIPDYPIQKFWDSHDPDVKLIAGLVAAFKGQDVNITSTTADRSKAIVRVHSDRNPGEYYLLDIKQSKVELVAKTRAWINPDDMAEMKPVTIKARDGITLHGYLTVPKGVEAKNLPLIVNPHGGPHGPRDRWGFNPEVQMFANRGYAVLQINFRGSGGYGRWFEELGYRHWGTTMQDDVTDATLWAIKEGIADPKRICIYGASYGGYAALQGAVREPDLYKCAIGYVGVYDLPLMFEDGDIPRTEYGRNYLKKVLGTDENVLKARSPAYNADKIKAAIMLIQGGKDERVPPSQAESMKRALDAIGKPYQWFYSSYSAHGIVDPKTNVALYQKMLKFIRTHIGPGITAH